The following coding sequences are from one Dermacentor silvarum isolate Dsil-2018 chromosome 4, BIME_Dsil_1.4, whole genome shotgun sequence window:
- the LOC119448777 gene encoding basic salivary proline-rich protein 2-like encodes MARQPVYETTLGPRVKQREPDQGPDRLAQSPAITLLGPQKQPRAGPLHPVPPSPSPPGVSATPGHKGGTTRQPPPQDARRPKPPPHHGSRRSAPVSSSTQQQPVPTPHGSSSSGGGNPSTPTPATRDHDPVFRQASVAINQSHPLPWSPTSGNASAAPAGAVAVKRSIHTGVKVVPPGSARRPRHSGHHNEAPPQNGSAHALQPPRAPPPADSLPSYPCDLRSIHLLAELIPAKTVQRAAYEQQDDQKHPQKAS; translated from the coding sequence AtggcccgccagcccgtctacgagaCGACGTTAGGCCCACGAGtcaagcagcgagaacccgaccagggccCGGACCGACTGGCCCAGAGTCCCGCAATCACCCTCCTCGGGCCGCAGAAGCAGCCGCGCGCAGGTCCACTACACCCGGTGCCGCCATCGCCCTCACCCCCGGGAGTGTCAGCCACACCAGGCCACAAGGGAGGCACCACAAGACAGCCCCCACCGCAGGACGCCCGCCGCCCGAAGCCACCACCGCACCATGGGAGCCGCCGCAGCGCCCCGGTATCCTCCAGTACCCAGCAGCAACCAGTCCCAACACCCcacggttccagcagcagtggcggtggcaatcCGTCAACCCCGACTCCCGCCACCAGAGATCACGACCCGGTGTTCAGGCAAGCGTCAGTGGCCATTAACCAGAGCCATCCACTACCATGGTCGCCCACCTCCGGGAACGCCTCCGCCGCACCCGCCGGTGCCGTCGCCGTCAAGCGCAGCATCCACACAGGCGTCAAGGTGGTCCCCCCAGGGTCAGCGCGGCGCCCAAGGCACAGCGGCCACCACAACGAAGCGCCGCCCCAGAATGGCTCCGCCCATGCCCTCCAGCCACCCAGAGCACCACCACCCGCGGACAGCCTCCCAAGTTACCCCTGTGACCTGAGAAGTATTCACCTACTTGCTGAGCTCATTCCCGCAAAGACTGTTCagcgcgcagcttacgaacagcaggatgaccaaaaacatccacaaaaggCGTCTTGA